From a region of the Leptospira montravelensis genome:
- a CDS encoding trypsin-like peptidase domain-containing protein, giving the protein MTLKKSNPLRYLAVAFSFLLLGTFLSPILTCGNSTENPLQLKADGGEKLSPAQTQAVALEDAFQEVFDKVSPSVVSIATERTVNVQQHPFSGDPYFDHFFGRPGGGSGRVMKQKQSGLGSGIVLNEDGYIMTNHHVIKDMDKLTVKFKNQKTFDAKLIGSDETMDIALLKIDAPKGTLRPIVLADSNKVKVGNWAIAIGAPLGFEHSFTVGVVSAVQRGGIDSSGLSYIQTDAAINQGNSGGPLLNIRGEVIGINRMIASQSGGSVGIGFTIPINEARRVAEEIKTNGKVTRPWIGVGLDAVSEEDMEQLKLKDTKGAIVRQIIKGSPSDKAGLKLFDVIVEMGGKEIQTPEELIGFVRSSKIGKRIEIKIIRNKNEILTSITPEQKPN; this is encoded by the coding sequence ATGACTTTAAAAAAATCGAATCCTTTACGTTACTTAGCAGTTGCTTTTAGTTTTTTACTGTTGGGAACATTTTTGTCTCCCATTCTTACTTGCGGAAATTCTACCGAAAATCCTCTGCAATTAAAAGCAGACGGTGGAGAAAAATTATCCCCAGCCCAAACACAAGCAGTGGCTTTGGAAGATGCCTTCCAAGAAGTTTTTGATAAAGTTTCTCCCAGTGTGGTTTCGATTGCCACAGAAAGGACAGTCAATGTCCAACAACATCCGTTTTCGGGAGACCCATATTTTGATCATTTTTTTGGACGCCCTGGTGGTGGATCGGGTCGTGTGATGAAACAAAAACAATCAGGTCTAGGATCGGGAATTGTTCTTAACGAAGATGGTTATATTATGACGAACCACCATGTGATCAAAGACATGGACAAACTCACAGTGAAATTTAAAAATCAAAAGACCTTTGATGCCAAACTCATTGGTTCTGATGAAACAATGGATATCGCCTTACTCAAGATAGATGCTCCGAAGGGTACGCTTCGTCCGATTGTACTTGCGGATTCCAATAAAGTCAAAGTAGGAAACTGGGCCATTGCCATTGGTGCCCCACTCGGTTTTGAACATTCCTTTACAGTCGGGGTTGTTTCTGCGGTACAACGGGGAGGGATTGATTCCTCAGGTTTATCCTACATCCAAACCGATGCTGCCATCAACCAAGGAAATAGTGGAGGCCCACTCCTCAACATCCGAGGGGAAGTGATCGGGATCAATCGTATGATTGCTTCACAATCAGGCGGCTCCGTGGGAATTGGATTTACCATTCCTATCAATGAAGCACGGAGAGTGGCGGAAGAAATCAAAACCAACGGGAAAGTCACTCGTCCTTGGATTGGTGTGGGTCTTGATGCTGTCAGTGAAGAAGATATGGAACAACTCAAACTCAAAGACACAAAAGGTGCGATTGTCCGACAAATCATCAAGGGATCTCCTTCAGACAAAGCCGGATTAAAACTTTTTGATGTGATTGTAGAAATGGGAGGAAAAGAAATCCAAACACCAGAGGAACTCATTGGTTTTGTGAGGTCTTCAAAAATTGGAAAACGAATCGAGATAAAAATCATTCGAAATAAAAATGAAATCTTGACTTCCATCACTCCAGAGCAGAAACCCAATTGA
- a CDS encoding carboxyl transferase domain-containing protein, with amino-acid sequence MERIISKTNPQSSEFVANRTAYLETIVPIRKIIDNVKLGGGKKALEKHKSRGKLTARERIAELIDAGTEFMEICGLAGEGVYSDPVPSAGIITGIGKVEGVDCMIVANDATVKGGTYYPLTVKKHVRAQEIAENNSLPCIYLVDSGGAFLPMQDEVFPDKDHFGRIFFNQARMSAKGISQIAVVMGSCTAGGAYIPAMSDESVIVKGNGTIFLGGPPLVKAATGEVVTGEELGGADVHCRVSGVTDHYAEDDFHALEITRSIIKNINSKKDSQPKETEEPLYPIEEIYGIIERDSKKSYDPREIIARIVDGSRFHEFKKLYATTIVTGFAEVYGYPVGIIANHGVLFSESALKASHFIELCDQRRIPLLFLQNITGFMVGKKYENNGIARDGAKMVNAVSTTTVPKLTIVTGGSYGAGNYGMCGRAFAPEFLWMWPNARISVMGGEQAANVLWTVKKDQKEAAKETVSADEEAIFKKPILEDYEKKSSAVYSSARLWDDGIIDPADTRKVLGRALSILSQRKEERKPFGVFRM; translated from the coding sequence ATGGAAAGAATCATCTCCAAAACAAACCCGCAATCCTCTGAATTTGTAGCAAACCGTACAGCATATTTGGAAACTATTGTACCAATTCGCAAAATTATCGATAATGTGAAGTTAGGTGGTGGAAAAAAGGCCCTTGAAAAACATAAATCAAGAGGGAAACTCACTGCTAGAGAAAGAATTGCAGAACTTATAGATGCGGGAACTGAGTTTATGGAGATTTGTGGTTTGGCAGGAGAAGGTGTTTATTCGGATCCCGTTCCTTCTGCTGGAATCATCACTGGAATTGGTAAAGTGGAAGGTGTCGACTGTATGATTGTTGCCAATGATGCCACAGTCAAAGGAGGAACTTATTATCCTCTTACGGTCAAAAAACATGTTCGCGCTCAAGAAATTGCCGAAAACAATTCCCTTCCTTGTATTTATTTGGTGGATTCTGGCGGGGCATTTTTACCCATGCAAGATGAAGTGTTCCCAGACAAAGATCACTTCGGACGTATTTTTTTCAACCAAGCACGAATGAGTGCCAAAGGAATTTCACAAATAGCAGTTGTTATGGGGTCTTGCACAGCAGGTGGAGCCTATATTCCTGCTATGTCTGACGAGTCTGTGATTGTTAAAGGAAACGGAACTATCTTTTTAGGTGGTCCACCACTTGTCAAAGCAGCCACAGGTGAGGTTGTCACCGGGGAAGAGTTAGGTGGTGCTGATGTTCATTGCCGTGTGTCTGGTGTAACAGACCATTATGCCGAAGATGATTTTCATGCTTTGGAAATTACTCGTTCTATCATTAAAAATATAAACTCAAAAAAAGATTCACAACCCAAAGAAACAGAAGAACCACTATATCCCATTGAAGAAATTTATGGGATCATCGAAAGAGATTCTAAAAAGTCTTACGATCCAAGAGAGATCATTGCAAGGATTGTGGATGGATCTAGATTTCATGAATTTAAAAAACTATATGCCACAACCATTGTGACTGGGTTTGCCGAAGTGTATGGATATCCTGTTGGGATCATTGCCAATCATGGGGTTCTATTTTCTGAGTCAGCGCTGAAGGCATCTCATTTTATTGAACTTTGTGACCAAAGAAGAATTCCACTTTTATTCCTCCAAAACATCACAGGGTTTATGGTAGGGAAAAAATACGAAAACAATGGGATTGCTCGGGACGGCGCCAAAATGGTAAATGCTGTTTCTACAACAACAGTTCCTAAGTTAACGATTGTTACGGGTGGATCTTACGGTGCTGGAAATTATGGAATGTGTGGTCGTGCCTTCGCCCCTGAATTTTTATGGATGTGGCCCAATGCTCGAATCTCTGTAATGGGAGGAGAACAAGCTGCCAATGTTCTTTGGACTGTGAAGAAAGACCAAAAAGAAGCGGCAAAAGAAACAGTGTCGGCGGACGAAGAGGCCATATTTAAAAAGCCGATTTTAGAAGATTATGAAAAAAAATCATCAGCGGTATATAGTTCTGCTCGTCTTTGGGATGATGGAATCATTGATCCTGCTGATACAAGGAAAGTTTTAGGAAGAGCATTGTCCATTTTAAGCCAAAGAAAGGAAGAAAGAAAACCATTTGGTGTCTTTCGAATGTAA
- a CDS encoding alpha/beta fold hydrolase: protein MTPSLLEHINSGKTVEIDDLRFFYLDEGKGEETILLLPGFLTTSYNYRKLVNLLSAHYRVIALDFLGTGFSTRPDDPLSHRLQAHYLAPFLEKVVGDKKVHVVAFDYALPILCFTFKEHANQYKSLSILGGFMNLPKFRFYFPLHFLRLPLVGEVFSFLFRPPLLRLIYKLFLVNKTHQLSYEWEKTMYHLLFEGKARKNTLEFIRNVDRSTHALREIEEGAKNFVGLRQIYIGEEDFRISPNQTEYMKETLRTSSLVFLPAKHLPMEECPEVIFEKLHYFVDSFSHKKTKTFHFNKQNKD, encoded by the coding sequence ATGACACCCAGTTTGTTAGAACATATCAATTCTGGAAAAACAGTAGAAATTGATGATTTACGTTTTTTTTATCTGGATGAAGGAAAAGGTGAAGAGACAATCCTTCTTTTACCTGGTTTTTTAACTACATCATATAACTACCGTAAATTGGTTAATTTGTTATCTGCACATTACCGAGTGATTGCACTTGATTTTTTAGGGACTGGATTTAGCACAAGACCTGACGACCCACTTTCGCATAGGTTGCAAGCTCACTATTTGGCTCCATTTTTAGAAAAGGTAGTAGGGGATAAAAAGGTGCATGTTGTCGCGTTTGATTATGCACTTCCCATTCTATGTTTTACTTTTAAAGAACACGCAAATCAATATAAGTCCTTATCCATTTTAGGTGGATTTATGAATTTGCCAAAGTTTCGTTTTTATTTTCCCCTTCATTTCCTTCGTTTGCCTCTAGTTGGAGAAGTGTTTTCCTTTTTGTTTCGCCCACCGCTCCTTAGGTTGATATATAAATTATTCCTGGTAAATAAAACTCATCAGCTTTCGTATGAATGGGAAAAGACCATGTATCATTTGTTATTTGAAGGTAAGGCGCGCAAAAACACTTTAGAATTTATTCGAAACGTGGATCGTTCGACCCATGCGCTTCGCGAAATCGAAGAAGGTGCAAAAAACTTTGTGGGTCTTCGTCAAATTTATATCGGTGAGGAAGATTTCCGTATTTCTCCCAACCAAACCGAGTATATGAAAGAAACTCTTAGGACAAGTAGCCTTGTTTTTTTACCTGCAAAACATCTTCCGATGGAAGAATGTCCTGAAGTGATTTTTGAAAAACTACATTACTTTGTAGATTCCTTCTCACATAAAAAAACAAAAACCTTTCATTTTAACAAACAGAACAAGGATTAA
- a CDS encoding GlmU family protein, with the protein MNLLFDDSKRNPSLEPLSRFHSFFEWNLGGVSLLEKLERKYPGAKIFYKGPDPHFEKLIFQRYPHVLPANLDNYDSIYSSDSYLPWELLGTVTSIIEDILNLEKDWKRFRQKYKAKQAGFHIVGKEKHLYIHPGATVYPGVVFDTTHGPILIEDGAKISSFSFLEGPVFVGKNTQIDNARITGGCLIGNQCRIGGEVENSIILDYTNKHHEGFLGHSFVSTWVNLGALSTTSDLKNNYGIVKLKIGDSIVNTGTIKFGSLIGPFTKLAIGVMSNTGTVFDIASNVVESRIQGYVPAFTWIKPGGRYRLEEFLFDTKKIMARRGMNLFEFEEEYLRKLYGSFAE; encoded by the coding sequence GTGAATCTCTTATTTGACGATTCGAAAAGAAACCCGTCTCTTGAGCCTCTATCAAGATTTCATTCTTTTTTTGAATGGAACCTTGGTGGTGTCAGTTTACTTGAAAAATTAGAACGTAAATATCCAGGGGCTAAGATTTTTTACAAAGGTCCTGATCCTCACTTTGAAAAACTTATTTTTCAAAGATACCCACATGTTTTACCCGCTAACCTTGATAATTATGATTCGATTTATAGTTCTGATTCTTATCTGCCTTGGGAACTTTTAGGTACAGTCACTTCTATCATCGAGGACATTCTCAATTTAGAAAAAGATTGGAAACGATTTCGCCAAAAGTACAAAGCAAAACAAGCCGGATTTCATATTGTAGGCAAAGAAAAACACCTATACATTCATCCGGGTGCGACTGTTTATCCTGGAGTTGTTTTTGATACAACTCATGGTCCTATCCTCATTGAAGATGGAGCCAAAATTTCCTCATTTAGTTTTTTAGAAGGCCCCGTTTTTGTCGGAAAAAATACTCAAATTGACAATGCTCGTATCACTGGTGGCTGCCTTATTGGAAACCAGTGTCGCATTGGTGGGGAAGTGGAAAACTCAATCATTCTTGATTACACCAACAAACACCATGAAGGTTTTCTTGGACATAGTTTTGTTTCCACTTGGGTAAACCTAGGTGCGTTGTCGACTACGAGTGATTTAAAAAACAATTATGGAATTGTGAAGTTAAAGATTGGTGATTCGATTGTAAACACTGGTACGATAAAATTTGGATCTCTGATTGGTCCCTTTACAAAACTTGCGATTGGAGTGATGTCAAATACAGGAACTGTTTTTGATATTGCGAGTAACGTTGTGGAATCCAGAATCCAAGGTTATGTGCCAGCCTTTACTTGGATCAAACCTGGTGGTCGTTACCGTTTGGAAGAGTTTCTTTTTGATACAAAAAAAATCATGGCACGACGCGGTATGAATCTTTTTGAATTTGAAGAAGAGTATTTGAGAAAATTATACGGAAGTTTTGCGGAGTAA
- the glmS gene encoding glutamine--fructose-6-phosphate transaminase (isomerizing): MCGIVGYLGKREALPLIIKGLKRLEYRGYDSAGVALLNGGLEIVKKKGKVADLEKEIGDRTLLATLGIGHTRWATHGEPNDRNAHPHTSSDGKLAIIHNGIIENYGSIKKELEANGHKFKSDTDSEVLIHLIEEIKKQNNCPIEEAVRLALNEVVGAYAIVILSKDNERTMIAARKGSPLVIGIGEDEYFVASDATPIIEYTNNVTYLNDQEMAIIKDGSLVVKNLENVTKTPFIQKLELDLEDIEKGGYPHFMLKEIFEQPKSVRDAMRGRLVSREHHLFLSGIDQYLNRFLNADRLILVGCGTSWHAGLIGEYLFEDLARIPTEVEYASEFRYRNPIVTERDVVIAVSQSGETADTLAAIELAKSKGALIFGVCNVVGSSIARASHAGAYLHAGPEIGVASTKAFTSQVSILTMMALYLGLKKGSISLSDYQTLLLELDSIPDKVSKILTKDDDIRNIAENYYRASNFLYLGRGFNFPVALEGALKLKEISYIHAEGYPAAEMKHGPIALIDEDMPVVFIATKDGSYEKVISNIQEVKARKGKVIAVVTEGDTDIKSMADYTFEIPKTADALVPLLAVIPLQLLSYHIAILRGCNVDQPRNLAKSVTVE, encoded by the coding sequence AAGGAAATTGGTGACAGGACACTCCTTGCTACATTGGGAATTGGTCATACACGTTGGGCAACACACGGCGAACCCAATGATCGTAATGCTCACCCACACACTAGTTCTGATGGAAAATTAGCCATCATTCATAACGGGATCATTGAAAATTACGGTTCTATCAAAAAAGAATTAGAAGCAAACGGACATAAGTTCAAATCCGATACCGATTCAGAAGTTCTAATCCATTTAATTGAAGAAATTAAAAAACAAAACAACTGCCCTATTGAAGAAGCAGTTCGTCTGGCTTTGAATGAAGTGGTTGGTGCCTATGCTATAGTCATCTTATCGAAAGATAACGAAAGAACTATGATTGCGGCAAGAAAAGGTTCACCTCTTGTGATTGGAATTGGTGAAGATGAATACTTTGTAGCTTCTGATGCAACACCTATCATTGAATACACGAATAATGTAACATACTTAAATGATCAAGAAATGGCCATTATCAAAGACGGAAGTCTTGTGGTTAAAAACTTAGAAAACGTTACTAAAACTCCATTCATTCAAAAACTAGAGTTGGATTTGGAAGACATTGAAAAGGGTGGGTATCCACACTTTATGTTAAAAGAAATCTTTGAACAACCCAAGTCAGTGCGTGATGCCATGCGAGGTCGCCTCGTATCTCGGGAACACCATTTGTTCCTGAGTGGGATTGATCAATATTTGAATCGTTTTTTGAATGCAGACCGTTTAATCCTTGTTGGTTGCGGAACTTCTTGGCATGCAGGTTTGATAGGTGAATACTTATTCGAAGACTTGGCTCGGATTCCTACAGAAGTAGAATATGCATCTGAATTTCGTTACCGCAATCCGATTGTGACAGAAAGGGATGTGGTCATTGCTGTATCCCAATCAGGGGAAACAGCGGATACTCTTGCGGCGATTGAATTGGCAAAGTCCAAGGGAGCACTTATCTTTGGCGTTTGTAACGTGGTGGGTTCTTCCATAGCACGTGCCTCACATGCAGGAGCTTATCTCCATGCAGGTCCCGAGATTGGTGTGGCATCCACAAAGGCATTCACATCCCAAGTATCGATCCTTACCATGATGGCTTTGTATTTAGGTCTAAAAAAAGGTTCTATCTCTTTATCTGATTACCAAACTTTACTTTTAGAATTGGATTCGATTCCAGATAAGGTTTCGAAAATTCTAACTAAAGATGACGACATTCGAAATATCGCTGAAAATTATTACCGTGCATCTAACTTCCTTTATTTGGGGCGCGGTTTTAATTTCCCTGTTGCTCTCGAAGGTGCATTAAAATTAAAAGAAATTTCCTACATTCATGCGGAAGGATATCCTGCCGCAGAAATGAAACATGGGCCCATTGCCCTTATTGATGAAGATATGCCTGTTGTGTTTATTGCAACCAAAGACGGCTCATACGAAAAAGTAATTTCTAATATCCAGGAAGTGAAAGCAAGGAAGGGAAAGGTGATTGCAGTTGTAACAGAAGGGGATACAGATATAAAATCTATGGCAGATTATACATTTGAAATTCCAAAAACAGCGGATGCCCTTGTTCCATTACTTGCTGTCATTCCTTTGCAACTTTTGTCTTACCATATAGCAATCCTTAGGGGATGTAATGTGGACCAACCTAGGAATTTAGCAAAATCTGTGACCGTGGAGTAA
- the ruvB gene encoding Holliday junction branch migration DNA helicase RuvB, with amino-acid sequence MSLREDWIQPGEDEPSLRPTKLSEFIGQKEVLANLSVYVEAARKRKSPLDHVLISGPPGLGKTTLANIIANELAVAFTPTSAPAISKGADLVRFLTLLKTNEVLFIDEIHGFIKKQEELLYPAMENFFVDLVVGEGVTANALQIQLQPFTLVGATTRSGLVSEPLKSRFGIHLKLDFYTDGEMQIIVDRSAKLLGVSLGDGVALEIGKRSRKTPRIANHLLKRVRDFAEVRNETSVSLETCKFAFERMGVDHLGLDAVDRQILDILIHRYGGGPVGIKPIAVVLGEEERTLEDTYEPFLVRVGLIDRTPQGRVATKKAYEHLGIVYTGNIGENRENGPTLF; translated from the coding sequence GTGAGTTTAAGAGAAGATTGGATCCAACCGGGCGAAGATGAACCGAGCCTTCGCCCCACAAAATTATCTGAATTTATAGGACAAAAAGAGGTTTTAGCCAATCTTTCGGTTTATGTAGAGGCGGCTCGGAAACGAAAGAGCCCCCTCGACCATGTTCTTATTTCCGGTCCTCCTGGCCTTGGAAAAACCACTCTTGCCAATATCATTGCCAATGAGCTTGCCGTGGCCTTCACACCCACATCCGCTCCTGCTATTTCCAAAGGTGCGGATCTTGTTCGTTTTTTAACTTTACTCAAAACCAACGAAGTCCTTTTTATCGACGAAATCCACGGCTTTATCAAAAAACAAGAAGAGTTGCTCTATCCTGCGATGGAGAACTTCTTTGTGGACCTTGTGGTAGGCGAAGGAGTCACTGCCAATGCCCTCCAGATCCAACTCCAACCCTTTACCCTTGTCGGTGCCACCACTCGCTCTGGGCTTGTGAGTGAACCCTTAAAGTCACGGTTTGGAATCCATCTCAAACTGGATTTTTATACTGATGGGGAAATGCAAATCATCGTGGATCGTTCGGCAAAACTCCTTGGAGTTTCTCTGGGAGATGGGGTGGCTTTAGAGATTGGAAAACGAAGCCGCAAAACTCCAAGGATTGCCAATCATCTTTTGAAACGAGTTCGGGACTTTGCAGAAGTTCGCAATGAAACTTCTGTTAGTTTAGAAACTTGCAAGTTTGCTTTCGAAAGGATGGGTGTGGACCATTTGGGCCTCGATGCCGTGGATCGCCAAATTTTGGACATTCTCATCCATCGTTACGGTGGTGGGCCTGTGGGAATCAAACCCATTGCGGTGGTTCTTGGGGAAGAAGAACGCACTTTAGAAGACACCTACGAACCATTTCTTGTCCGGGTGGGTCTCATTGACCGCACACCACAAGGGCGAGTGGCTACGAAAAAAGCTTACGAACATTTGGGAATTGTGTATACTGGAAATATCGGGGAAAATCGCGAAAATGGCCCAACTCTCTTTTGA
- a CDS encoding DJ-1 family glyoxalase III codes for MAKRVFIPLCPGFEEMEAIILIDVLRRGNVEVVSGGKSKDPILAARKTLHLADKTFSEIIPSEFDAILLPGGLEGTKQLMKDPEISSILKSFHQQSKMIGAICAAPSVLRYLDIISGDDPYTAFPSADDLAKGKGGMYTGKRIESHNHIHTSIGPGSAFEFALYILESLEGKEVMEKVKLGLHLP; via the coding sequence ATGGCAAAACGAGTTTTTATCCCTCTCTGTCCTGGCTTTGAAGAAATGGAAGCCATCATCCTCATTGATGTTTTGAGAAGAGGAAATGTCGAAGTGGTATCCGGCGGAAAATCCAAAGATCCCATCCTTGCCGCAAGAAAAACTCTTCATTTAGCAGACAAAACTTTTTCAGAAATCATTCCCAGTGAATTTGATGCCATCCTTCTTCCGGGTGGACTCGAAGGAACCAAACAACTCATGAAAGATCCAGAAATTAGTTCGATTCTAAAATCATTCCATCAACAATCAAAAATGATTGGAGCCATTTGTGCGGCTCCCAGTGTGCTCAGATATTTAGACATTATCTCCGGTGATGATCCATATACGGCCTTTCCTTCTGCCGATGATTTAGCTAAAGGAAAAGGGGGAATGTATACCGGAAAAAGAATCGAATCACATAACCATATCCATACGAGCATTGGCCCTGGTTCTGCTTTTGAATTTGCTTTGTATATTTTAGAAAGTTTAGAAGGAAAAGAAGTAATGGAAAAAGTGAAGTTGGGTTTACATTTACCTTAA
- a CDS encoding STAS domain-containing protein, with the protein MIIHEKSSNQVAIITIEGEVDLYNAKELKDILDDKMRTHQYEIVVNLEKVPFMDSSGIGTLVTAMYKLKKYHGNLKVCSVHGSVAKVFKLTGMESHLEVFDTEENAVISLVNERESAD; encoded by the coding sequence ATGATCATCCACGAGAAGTCATCCAATCAAGTCGCTATCATCACCATTGAGGGTGAGGTTGATTTGTACAATGCAAAAGAATTGAAAGACATTCTGGATGATAAAATGCGGACACACCAATATGAGATCGTTGTGAATTTGGAAAAAGTTCCGTTTATGGATAGTTCTGGAATCGGGACACTTGTTACTGCTATGTACAAACTAAAAAAATACCACGGAAACTTAAAGGTTTGTAGCGTTCACGGATCGGTAGCTAAAGTATTTAAACTCACTGGAATGGAAAGTCATTTAGAAGTGTTTGATACGGAAGAAAATGCCGTAATTTCTTTAGTGAATGAAAGGGAATCTGCCGACTAA
- a CDS encoding energy transducer TonB, which translates to MAQLSFDFRLPEKEEGERRLFFAFTFVILIASFVLAHLITRNMLWKMMAEEQAAEMLGPKEQEKIYEVLVEQQFINPDKKDEYKALSNKDSSGGGGLTEKQGFHTLTQFREFIMGSSASTPSKAQPKSEQSKEEELFEVGIFKADPKTNSNAEESPNQSASSGQMTKIPFNYRFQQDFLFRWDGAKALTIPTKQLAGYYYFKNMLKRIEESFAPPGGGNYAYRDMAGVVAREGIKEGETKVLFMLSEQGQVLDVRLVTSQGQVVVDQACMDSIRGQNFGPVPEEVKSKGLIFGINFIFPGMRYYR; encoded by the coding sequence ATGGCCCAACTCTCTTTTGATTTCCGGTTACCTGAAAAGGAAGAAGGGGAACGTAGACTTTTCTTCGCCTTCACCTTTGTCATCCTCATTGCCTCCTTTGTCCTCGCACACCTCATCACAAGGAATATGCTTTGGAAGATGATGGCTGAAGAACAAGCCGCTGAAATGTTAGGGCCCAAAGAACAGGAAAAAATTTACGAAGTTCTTGTCGAACAGCAGTTTATCAACCCAGACAAAAAAGATGAATACAAAGCCCTCTCTAACAAGGATTCGTCGGGCGGTGGTGGCCTCACGGAAAAACAAGGATTCCATACTCTCACACAATTTCGTGAATTCATCATGGGAAGTTCTGCATCCACTCCAAGTAAAGCCCAACCCAAATCAGAACAATCCAAAGAAGAAGAACTTTTTGAAGTAGGGATTTTTAAAGCAGATCCCAAAACCAATTCCAATGCCGAAGAAAGTCCGAACCAGTCCGCAAGTTCTGGGCAAATGACAAAAATTCCGTTTAACTATAGGTTCCAACAAGACTTTTTGTTCCGTTGGGACGGTGCCAAAGCTCTTACGATTCCCACCAAACAATTAGCAGGTTATTATTACTTTAAAAACATGTTAAAACGAATTGAGGAATCTTTTGCTCCTCCTGGTGGTGGAAACTATGCTTACCGAGACATGGCAGGTGTTGTCGCACGAGAAGGAATCAAAGAAGGGGAAACCAAAGTTTTATTTATGTTAAGCGAACAAGGCCAAGTTTTGGATGTTCGTTTGGTGACCTCACAAGGGCAAGTGGTGGTAGACCAAGCTTGTATGGATTCGATTCGAGGGCA